GCCACGGCCTAAGATGGAGAAGGGAGCTGGGTTGCACTGGGAATTAGATACAATCCATTACTGCTCATGCCCTTAAGAAGCATTCTCTTGGAGAACTGGTCCTGTATGCAAAAGCCATATTGATCAAATAGGATAGAACAATTATTATCGTGGCATTGTTGATGCATAGAGAGTAGTTTAACAGTGAGTTAAGGGACATAAAACACATTCGGCAGTTGTAATGTAGAAGAAGCACTAGAAACATGTGCATGGCCAATATGCTCAATAGGCAAACCTGCCATATTTCCAATGGAAACGCAATATGTAGTAGTACATGGAGTGGCAGAGTCCAAATGAGTAACACTTGGCACCATGTGATGACTCACCCCACTGTCAGCAATCCAGACAGACTCGTTAGAAAAAGGTGCTTGAGCTGTCATGGCTGTGAGTGTAGCAGGAGGAGAAGAGCCTTGGTAGACATAGTTTGAGAGATGATAACAGTCAAGGGCACCATGACCACATTTGCCACAAATTTGGCACTCTGCTGAATCCTATGAGTAAGGGTGCTTGTGGTAACAGTTCACCGTTGTATGCCCACGTTTTTGATAGATTTGGCATTCAAGGACTACGCCAGTTTTGAAGTATCCAGTAGAAGATAAGCGTGAGGCTTGAAAACCACCACCACGAGTGCATGAGTGACTGCCAGAAAAATTGCCTCGGCCAATATGAGAAATAGGACCAAAGGAACGGGTTTGCACAGAGTGACCACTATGAGAGGAAAAAGATGCAGATGGAGGTGGCAGATGGAGGTGTAGGAAGAATACCAGCACTAGGTTTAGGAACAACAGGTGATGTCCGACTAATCATTGCCATCATTGGTGAATGAATAGATGAAACTCAAGCCTTAATAGCTTGTTCTGTAGTGAGAAGTTGAGTACGAAAATCCTTAAAAGATATTGATGTTTCACGAGCCACAAAGACAGTCTTTATCATGTCATACTCAGAAGAAAGGCCATTGAGCACTGAAATCATGAGATCATCAGCCGATACCGGAACACTAGCGATTGCCAACTGATCCTTGATGTGCTTGAGACGAAGGAGGAATTTATCAACGGAGTCTCCACCTTTCTGAGCTGTTTGGATCTCAGTCTTAAGTTGATTGATTCGAGCTCTAGAGACAGTGGCGTACTGATCTGTAAGGCTTAACCAGGCATCACGAGAGGTCTTGCTCCCAATTACATATTCGATGGCATCATCGGACAGCGTCGCAATCAAGAAACTGAGTAAGGCTTTGTCAATCTTTAGCCATTCCTTATACGCTGCGGTGACTTCAGAAGTAACACCTTCTTCGTCCATAATTGCGAACTTCAGCAGAGGAATCACAGATCCATCGAAATAACCAAAAAGATCATGACCTTCAAGGACAGATTCCAGTTGATATCGCCACTTCAAGAAGTTGTTCTCTTTGAGACGGAGAGTCACCATGCCAAGAAGACCATCAATttttagagaagaagaagtcaTTGTTGCAGAGAAATCAAAGGAAGCAGAGATTAGGTTTCAGATTGGGATAGGAGAATAGAAATAGAGGAAAAGCAAACACAAAGAAATAGAAGGAGAGCAAGCACAGAACAGAGAAGGCATAGAGGGATTAGGGTCGAACCTAGACTCTTGATACCATGCTAACAGAGTTGAAGGAAGAAGACAGAGAGTTCTAGAATATTCATAGAGAGGAATTTAGAGAAAATAttactgttgatgctcaaaatggttaGGCCAAgtttgagtccaacttagtgatgaggtgtgatggatgatggatgaaggtgaggaccttcaccaagtgtgtgaggatttgggcaaacgataaacatatagaagacaagatatacgtggttcacccgaatgatgggctacgtccacggagaagggtgttctcattatgataatgtttgtttacatttgtacaaggggattagacccaaatataaagataacaagTGAGAAGCCCAGCCTAGAGATGGATCCAGAAGAGAGAGTCCAAGGCCTAAGGGTCTAGATCCAAGACCCGGATCCTCTTCTAAGGAAAGAGCagtcttcttttataggtgaGGGAGAGTCTTCATCTCTTGTagttttccgatgtgggactcctcttgctttgcttagagttgtgatttgtggtgatgcttctttggctaaggtgatgacctctcaaagcatggcaCTCGAATGATCTAGCCTAGCTAGTTGCTCGGTCAGTTATGGTAcgaacagtagtcccccaagttctcgAGTAAGAAGGTACTTCTTGGTTGGGGACTTGTAATTTTAAGTGCACTGGCCGAGCAACACCATAGTTCATCTTCCAAGCTGTATAGTGCACTACCCATAGTCCCCCAAGTCCCCGGGTAAGAAGGACATTTGGAAGGGAGAGAACtgggcacgagggtgccgaaggtgaAGGGGTTGCCGAAGGGACAAAGTTGCATGTCTCAGGGTAATGTGGTtgggcacgagggtgccgaaggcatatgaattgcATGTGTCAAGGCGATGGGcttaggcacgagggtgccgaagacAAAGAAAATGCCGAAGGAGACATGAAGCTTGCACGTTGCAAGACAATGGAGCTAGGCACGGGAGTGCCGAAGGCAAAGGGGATGCCaaaggcacaaagcttgcatgtcgcaaggcaatgtgcctaggcacgagggtgccgaaggcaaaggggatgccgaaggcacaaagcttgcatgtcgcaaggcaatgtgcctaggcacgagggtgccgaaggcataagacttgCATGTCCCAAGGTGAtgggcctaggcacgagggtgccgaaggcataagacttgcatgttgcaagatAATAGAGCTAGGCACGGGAGTGCCGAAGGCaaaggggatgccgaaggcacagagcttgcatgtcgcaaggcaatgtgcctaggcacgagggtgtcgaaggcaaaggggatgccgaaggTTTTTTGGCGAGGTTGGCCTTCGAAGCCCTTGAAGGGATTTTGTGAGTTGGACGAGGCTTCGGCAGCGCGTCGGGGGTTCGGCAAGCTTCTGGGTCTTTGGTTCTGGCATTTGGAGCCTATGGATTTGacaagggcaagggcaaggacAAGGCCAAGTAGTTCAGCTTTTCACGTAGCTGCATAGCTGGGTGCCTTTTGGTGGTTATCACTTTGGTATTCACCATGCATGTTGGCAGCTTATCTCTTGCTTGTCCGCATATTCATCGTCCCGAGTCTTCATAGAGTTCGGCAAGGTGAGTTCCTGACCCCATCTTCAGCATCAAACCGATTTGAAGGAAGAGGGTTTGTTGCCGAACGGTAAGTGAAATACGGACCAGCTGTGGTTTCGAACCCGTTGAATCTTTCTCCAGTAAATGCACGGCCCTtaccgttcggcaagggtagACTTGGAGAATTGTTGAGATCTTCGGCCAGGTGGCTGGCTATGTTGTTTTTATGAGTTCAAGGTACTGGTTCACGGGTCCTACTGTTCGGCACGCCCCTGCAGTCGTAAAACTCTTGAGCTGTAAACTTTGGAAGTGGCCGTCGTTCGTGGCTGAGAAAGACCTGATTTCGAAGCTGGGTCATTTGGCAAATACTTGAAGATTGGCCTCATTGGTTCGGCAGGGAAGGAGAGTTTCGTAGGTTGGCCGGTTGCTGCACcacccttgccgttcggcaagggtcatTTGGAAAGTTTCGAGGGTCCCACAGAGTTCGTGCTCTGCGTGTGCCAGCTCCGATTTCGTTCGGCAAGGAGAGAAAGAGTTGGGTCATCTTGGTGGTTCTTGCGGAGCTGGGCTCTTTGGTGTCGTGACCTCGGGTGCAGCAGAGTTGAGATTTCTATAAATGTCTCTTTGTAGCCAGCATTAGCCAAAGTGTTGTTGGGGTTTGGCTTTGCAGCCAAGATTGAAGCTAGGTTCACCAAAGCTTCTGCAAGGTGAGAATTTCGTGACCCCTACCTCCTTCGCATGGGCCTTACCGTTCGGCAAGGCCGGTTTTAGCATTTGAGTTTATGTtgatttgttgtttgttgtcTAGTGACTTTGTGATTTTCCCAAGCTTCGGTAAGGCTGAGGAAGTGTCGGGTTTTCGGCATTCACCTTGAGGATTTTGAGGAGCTGGGGCCTTTGATAAAGCTGGGAATTGGAGTTCGGGCCTTGGGCACGACTTCGGTAACTCCTGGTAAGTTATGTTTGCAATCTccaaaaatttttttttatgggtcttgccgttcggcaagacCAACTTGTTCGTTCGGCATGATGATAATAATTCTTCCTGTGGCTGTTTAGGGACTGCGGAGAGGAAGAATTTCAGTTGGCAGGTGCCGTTCGGCAAGTGAAAATTTCTGAAGCTGGGTACGGTGGGATCCCTTCGGAACATGTGGGCTTGGTGAGATTGTTCGAGCCAGCTCCGGGTTTGCCTTCGTGCACCCCGAGCTTCCACAAGGTCCTTACCGATCGGCAAGGACACGGGGAAGGGTTTTGGTGAGCAGTCGGGTCTGCGAGTCTGGGTACAAGAGTTTTGCCTTATGCACAAATCTTTTTCGAATGGTGGCTTGAGAGTTTGTGAGTTGGGCCACGGGTTTGGGTTGGGCAAAAACCTTCAGCGAGGGCACCACCTGTTAGTGAGTCTAGGTTGATCTTAGGCATTACTGTGAAGAGTTGAGCCAtcttgtgttttcaatttcgCGGGGCAATGATCTGAACGGTGCTGGGACCCTTGGTAACAACCCGATTGGAAGGTGGATTTTTGTGGCCTTCCAAATTTCTTTCATGAGCCTTGTCGTTGGCTAGCTTGAAATGACCCGATTAgtcctttaaaaaatataggtTTTTGTTGTGATGGGTGCTGTTCGGCAGGATTCGTGAAGGAGAAAATGTTGTTGCACATGACTTCCGTGAATGTAAGTGGCCCCTAATTTGAACACAAGCCTTGCCCTCGGTAAGGGTCTGGTCTTCCGTTGCTTCATATCACGAGCTTGCCGTTGCAGCGCCACTTGGATATGTCAATTTGAAGTCCATGATCATGATCTTTCGAAGAGGCATGACAGAAGAAGTGTCCGAGAAAGCTGATAACAAAGAGAAAGCTGATGGACCAAAGCAAGCCTGGTTCTGTGATATCACTAATATCTGTGGATTGCTGGGCAATGAGGAACTTGGTCCAGCCCTTGAGTGCCGTTGAATTTGAAGCTGCTGaagcctttttttctttttttttgtagctGAGGTGCTGTTCCTTTGTTTGAGCACGGATTTTGACAAGTTTATAACTTGGTGAAGTAGTTGACGCTTGCCTTCCCATTGGGTGTCTTGATAAGTTTAGTGGCTGGGTGCTGTATGGCTTGGCCATTTAAATTGCTCCAGGCTTTCAGCTAGTTGTCTTTAATCATGCAAACAATAATAACCACGTAAGCCATGCAAACAAATATAACCATGCGAGCCATGCGAGCAATAATAACCACGTGGGCTTCCCATTGGATTGAAATGGTGGTTGGCCTCCTTTTCCTTCTGCAAAGTGATGCTGTTGGTGAATTGGAATATTTGGCAATTGCCAAATTGGAGCATCTTCAAAGTGGCCCGGACAGCTATTATTCATATGCAATATTCATGAACCATATTGTTGCATAGGATTGTgcaatgaattatttaaatattacttGCTTgtatacaatatttatatgtaaGAAGAGAAATCTTATCTTGTGGTGAGGATGTGCGTCGCATGCGCCACATGATGACgaggtgccgaaggcatcgctCATGCCGAATAATGACAGGGTGCCGAGGGGCACGGAAGAATGGGAGAACGACAAGAGCCTTTTGTGTCatttcccacagacggcgccaaactgttgatgctcaaaatggttaGGCCAAgtttgagtccaacttagtgatgaggtgtgatggatgatggatgaaggtgaggaccttcaccaagtgtgtgaggatttgggcaaacgataaacatatagaagacaagatatacgtggttcacccgaatgatgggctacgtccacggagaagggtgttctcattatgataatgtttgtttacatttgtacaaggggattagacccaaatataaagataacaagTGAGAAGCCCAGCCTAGAGATGGATCCAGAAGAGAGAGTCCAAGGCCTAAGGGTCTAGATCCAAGACCCGGATCCTCTTCTAAGGAAAGAGCagtcttcttttataggtgaGGGAGAGTCTTCATCTCTTGTagttttccgatgtgggactcctcttgctttgcttagagttgtgatttgtggtgatgcttctttggctaaggtgatgacctctcaaagcatggcaCTCGAATGATCTAGCCTAGCTAGTTGCTCGGTCAGTTATGGTACGAACAATTACTTTTGCTTTCTGTATTTCTCATTGAATCAATCCAGTACACATGGGATTACAGACTTTATACTACAGCAGAAATCACGTGGATTATACTAACAATCTAACCATAATGACACGTCAGCTAACAACCTTCCTAGCTGACTAATCTTTAGCCAAACAGAGAGGAGTAAGTTGGCCTaccccattttcttttttgaaaaccATCTAGTCGTCGTAACTTAAGTTCCAATGAACCTGCATCTGACACAGGTGGCAATGATGCAAGCTGGCGGATCTCCCTAGCATAAGATGGTTCAGGAACTGGAACAAGCTCAGTTCAGGATGCAACTGCAGCTGGAGGAATTCTTGATGGCACTGCTGGCTTTGGAAGCTCATATGCCTCAAACTTAAGACCATGGGTTAAAGCTTCATGCTGATCTTGGTTTCTGAAGTTGCTGATATTTAACATTCCAGAGCGCTCATTCTCGGGAATATAAGCTGAGCACCTTTCTCTAGTGCTTGCTGGACATAGCCATTGAGGAATGAAAGGCTTTTATCAATCTCCAAGAGAAGATGAATATTAATATTACACAAAATAATCTTattcaagaaataaataaataaatggtttCCGCATGATCCAAAATCAAGGTTATCAAGCATATTCGAGAAATAAAATTGCAACTTATTATAACTAAAGGGAAGAAATGAGATGCAAGGACCAGGGACGAAGAAGTCGGGAAACTAATTAAAGCATGTAGTGTAATACCAATTACAATCACTTGATTAACATCCAGGTATTACCAACCAAAGGCAGCTACATAAATTAAGTTTCACCAGTGTCAAGCAATTATAAGGCTTCAGAAACCCATGTACAATTTAATAATGATAATTGAGAATATCACAATTGGGACCTGAAGATTATTATCTTCACATTGATCCATACATGCATATATACATGAGAATTAAAAGAAGGGCAAGCAATAATTTAATGATCTTATTAAAACCTGTGCAGTTGATAactgtatacatatatacattcaTAGcacattttcaaatttaccaaataaaatataggAAGGTCAAGAACAGCATTAACCAAACAATACATGACATCTTTCTACTTAAACAGAGTAAGGTATCTAGTCAGATTATTTTTAGTCAACATAAGTCTATCAcatggaaatatatatatcgttTGGCATATaacaaggaaaagagaaatgcAGAACTAATAGTTCTTAATACTTTCAAAGAGAAGTAAAAGAATGATACGAGTAGAAAATGCAATTAAATATGACCTCAGTGTCTTCACAACTTGCGTCCGACGGCATAATACTATCAACTGCAGGAGCATCTAAGCTAATGACAGCTTGCAATTCATATGCACGCTGCTACAGATCTGTTGGTCACTAAGTAtgtgttcacccgttttgatTTAGTCTTGTGATGGTAGGGCAACGTTCCTCATTGGCTTGAGAATCATTTAttgtcaacaagtcaactttctttggtgtgcgagcaTGCCACTGTTAGCAGTTTAAAAACCCTAACAGACTTATGAAAAATTGATAACTTGcaccccaagttactgactttaaacaagtgattgtgaatttgggtggggaatatctcccaagtactggcgaggacttcacaatttctCACAGTAaactggtagttctggccaaaAATGAATGAATCAGGCTCTTTTAAGAAAAAACTGTCTTTTATataactttaaaataaaagggaacTGCCATGTCTGAAAGGACAACATAACATTGGCCTTCGATTTCTACTTGGATTGTTGCCTATGACTCAGGCTAGACTAGATATATTTATGCTGGATTCGAATGTCAATACCTTCAACTGATGAGTTTCAGCTAGAATCGATACCAGTGTCGAGATTGGCAAAGCTTTAATGTATCCTAGCCATGGGGAGGCTTGCTGGATGGGCCGAATTGAGATTTCTTCAGTCTGGACGGGGCTGGAAGTAGCTGGATTGATGATCACTGACTTGGAGCTGCACTACAGTTCCTGTTCTGCTTGATTGTGACTCATCGAAGAGCTATTCTGGCAATTCTGAGAGACCAAGGTATCtctgtaaatttgttgaggttttcatattatgaaaaacccaaattcgacttgatttggcttatgcttaaccaaatttgtaacgagaaaAAACTCGTTCCCTTTGTAAACTGCTTCTTTAAATTGAACTGAAGTCAGAAACCTGGGTTTTGGCTGATCTGCCTTTTATAAATCAAAGAGTTTGGTTGCTTCAGAGTCTGAAGACTTTTGAGATCGACTAATcttattttgaatttgttagtatgactttgagagtttttgttttgatcgAATTTTTGGCTGTGTTTTAACTTCATTCACCtcttctcatatttatagagaaTCTGTCTGAGGgcttaatttttaatatctGGAGGGTAGATCTTTTgaaatgatttttctttttccagcaAAGAAATTAGGGGAGTTATTATTCTGGCAAAAAGAACCATCAATAGTCTATGATGGTCTATTTGCTTTTTCTGGCAAACAACTCTCCTGACTCCTGTTTATCTCTTGAAAAACACATCCTGCTCTGATGCAGAGCCCTCATGAGCATAGAAAGGAAACTTGGCCGCCCTTCTTTTCTGGCTTTTTAAATGGTCACGGAGAGTGTTCTTCTGATTAACCTATTTTCATTAACTCCCTATCATTTCTCTGCCTAGTTGAAAACTTTGACTTTCAGAGTCACGTGggcttttttttatagagaaaaagatctgccaaaaagaTCTGCTGATTTGACCTCTGGAATTGAGATCAATGGTGATGATCAAATTCTTGGGCTTTTGGAGAGATTTAGAAGCTGGGCCTATTCCTGAAATCAATCTAGAAAACTAATTTGTCCATATTAAATCACCATTTTAATGGCAATTAATCTCTAATATGTGAATTTCATCTTTGCTAATTGTTTTACAAAGGTTTGGGCTTCTAAAACTATCTGGGCTAATTTCTAACTTTAAACAAAGCCCAGACTCTTGCTTTTTAATATGGGCCAATAATCGATTGGGTTGGTGCATGGAATTTAGGACCAAACAATGCCCCTTGATTCTGATTCGTTttaaaatggtttcagacTTAATGATGCGCGCCGTTTCCTTCCGTTGCTTTTTAACCCACGTTTTCCTATTCACTTTGACTTCGTGGGGAAGTGGGTGTTTTAATGGCTACTTTAATTTGAGCAACCCCTCTCCTTCCACGATCTCCTTTCTGAGCTTTTATAAGAGTCTTTCAAAACTCCATTATAGTTTATTCGAAACCTAACTTCCTTCAACTCTCTAATTATTCTCAAAATCCTATGTCCTGTTTGATTGTCCTTCAACCCTTTTCTGATTTAGCTTGAAATTGAGAATGTCTTCTCCAAAAACTCGTGTCAAAGGCTCTTCTTCTTTACAACCTCCTTCCTATATCATTGGAGCAGGCGTTGATCAACATGCAATCGAGATTCGTAGCAAGCTTCACTCGTATGCTCAGAAAAATATGGATGAAAATGTTCTCCATATGTTTGAGAACACTCTCGTTTTGGGTCCCCATTGGTTTGGTAACATCCCTCAAGAGATGGCCAAATTATTCAAGGAAGATGATGAGGCTCCTCTATGCTACCAGAGTTCTTCTTCTCTGGCCTCCCATACCTGGGTTAGCAAGAACTAGAGCCGTTCAAGTGAAGTAAGGAATAGTGGTGTGAAGTGGTCAGACGGGATTGACAGGCTTCTTTTGAAGCTGAAGAGCATTGGAAAAAGGCTGGTATTTATGATGCCATACTTCTGTCTAAGCAATCTATAAACATGGACAAGAATCTACTGGTAGCTGCTCTCTGTTTCTGGAATTCTGCCAGCAATACTTTTGACTTCCGTGTATGCCCCATAACTGCTGGATATGGATCAAATCTTTGGGTTTAGGCCTCATGAAAGGCCTACTGATGCAGTTAGCGATTATTACAGAGGGAAGAATGGCGAGAGGCTGGCCAAGAACTTCACTGTCTCTTATGCCTTAATCAACCAAAActgcttcttctccaactatCTAAGGAATTTCAATGCTGAAAGGTATAAGGATCAACAACACATGTTGTTCCTCCTGTACTAGCTGAACAGGTTTGACTTCTCGAATCGTTCTTTAGCAGTTCTACTTGAATACAGGCATCTGGCAGAAGCTCTTCACAACCATACTGATGTGGGGCCTGGTCCCACAATTTTGGCGCACCTGTACAAGAATCTCCACAATGCTACTCTAGACAATCCTCTGAACATCTCAGCTCTAGGTGCATTCTAGATGATTCATATCTGGCTGCAAGTGTACTTCCCAGAATTGAGGTTTCCAGACATAGTTCTGCCTAAAGATCTAGTCATGGTGCTTCCTCTGATGTCAGCAGAAGTGCCCAAGAGGTCCATTAAAGAATACCTGATGTTCTTTAGGCACTACACCAAGAGGTATGCTGCACAGTGGCAGGTAGTGCTTAAAAGAAGCTATCCTTGTTTCCAGCCTGGATACAGGCTGTTTGAGAAGGAGCCTGAAGATGAAGTGGTCCGAATTGACTTCATGAAGAAGTTCCTAAGTGTGATGTTGACCTAGGATTTTCATTTTGGTAGGGGTAAGCCTCCCAACTATCATCTGGGTGGAGAAGTTTACCAGCCTAACTTTTGTGCCAGGTAACTTGGTTGCCCCTAGCTCATCCCACTAAAATCTTACAGAAGCTGCAACATGGGCGCTTCTTGGAGAGATGTAGATGATTTGGATGTGCACAGGGATTATAGGTGCGCAATGAACAAGATCAACAATAGCGTGGATGCTTTCTATCCATCCTGGGAGCCTAATTCCTGCAGTTCTAGCAAATTTGACGTCTGGTGGAAGGCTAGATTTTCTAGTCTATTTGACTCAAGCACTGCCACGAAGGTGCTTTTTGCCAATTGAGATGCTGGGACTATCCAGGTAGAACCAGATGCTAGAAAATTCATCGTGCAGATGCTCAAGGGTATAAAAGCCCAAGTGATCGAAAGTAAGCTATCAGTTCTGCCCCTTTAATCTTGGTTCTTGTATTTTAAGAGATGGTCTCATTTTTTTCGGTCTATGTTGTTTGAAATCCTTTCATGGCAAGCAACCTTGGTAGGCAAGCTGTCCAGACTAGACAGGTGATTGGTGAGTTTCGAATCCTGTCTTCGTGTTTGTTCCTTGCTGGACTGAGTTTTTTGACTCTTGTTCCTTGTGCAGTTACCTCTGTTATTGCTGCTAGAGACCTGGAGGTGTTTTTTTTGAGATGATGAAGCCAAACACAAGACTTTGGGAGAGGAGAAGACCTCTGAGGCAACTCCTTCTGCCATAAAGAACAAGAGAAAAGAGACCACTCAGGCTCAAGACAATGTTGTCCAGCTTGAACCTCTAGGTAAATTTTTTGGAATAAACTCTTGTCATTCTTTTTGGTCAGTTGTGAGTTGAATTTTTATCTAACACCAGTGTTTTTGTAGTTGAAAGCCATTCCCCTCCTCCTACCAAGATGAAAGGGCTCAAAAAAGGGGTTGTAGGTGAGTCCAGAGTAGTGGAAGAAGCTGTAGTTGCTCCCACAACCACCACAGAAATTGATGAGGAGCTGCAAAAGGCCTTTAATgctttggagagagagagagagagagaaagaagtctCCAAggaagacaaagaaaaaaccaaaggaGCGAAAGAAGAGGTGAGATTCCCTTCGGTCTAGAATTGGTTTATTTCGCTCTGTATTTCCTCTTACAAGAATTTTGTCTAGCTGGCCAAGAAACAACAAGGGGCCCAAAAAGGGGAGCTTACGGTATAACATCCCATATCAACCAACGGAAAGGGGGTGATGtaccttatatgtacatgcctgCCTCCATTTAGCACGaagccttttgggagctcactggcttcggagtcatgggaactccgaagttaagcgagttgcaattccaggatgggtgacccactgggaagttgctcgtgagttcccagaaacaaaactgtgctggcagagaggggggcccaaagcggacaatatcgtgctacggcggagccaatcccgggatgtgac
Above is a window of Prunus persica cultivar Lovell chromosome G2, Prunus_persica_NCBIv2, whole genome shotgun sequence DNA encoding:
- the LOC109947291 gene encoding uncharacterized protein LOC109947291 — encoded protein: MTSSSLKIDGLLGMVTLRLKENNFLKWRYQLESVLEGHDLFGYFDGSVIPLLKFAIMDEEGVTSEVTAAYKEWLKIDKALLSFLIATLSDDAIEYVIGSKTSRDAWLSLTDQYATVSRARINQLKTEIQTAQKGGDSVDKFLLRLKHIKDQLAIASVPVSADDLMISVLNGLSSEYDMIKTVFVARETSISFKDFRTQLLTTEQAIKA